A single genomic interval of Trinickia acidisoli harbors:
- a CDS encoding IS5 family transposase, with the protein MSTPDFFRSRLDTMIDLRHPLAVLATRMPWASIEAALAPMFERRAREGRVLEGSDLFGATAVLAGSGPSAAGRPRLPIRLMAGLLYLKHAYNESDDSVCERWAQDVYFQFFCGEEYFQARMPCDPTNLVRFRQALGEAGVEELLATTIAAATQMKAITPAEFERVIVDSTVQEKAIAYPTDSRLLEVARIKLVCLAQRAGLVLKQTYQREGKRLRRRAGGYAHAKQFKRLRRVLKRQRTVLGRVLRDIERKMSELSHERQTSLRVWLERAWRICRQRPKDKNKLYALHAPEAECIGKGKARQPYEFGIKVSLAITERHGLIVGARAFPGNPYDGHVLAEQLEQTSILLQEAQGTPRVKTVLTDLGYRGVDADIAPVQLVHRGKSKTLSNRQRRWLKRRQAIEPIIGHVKHDHGMRRCWLKGQTGDAVHAVLCAAGYNLRWLLRAIARLGLKAFYALAALLGTEKFTKRQSRGSHKSFTLWAERWRQTSHRWAH; encoded by the coding sequence ATGAGCACGCCCGACTTTTTCCGCAGCCGACTGGACACGATGATCGACCTTCGTCACCCCCTGGCGGTGTTGGCCACGCGCATGCCGTGGGCATCCATAGAAGCGGCGCTCGCGCCTATGTTTGAGCGCCGTGCTCGTGAAGGTCGTGTCCTGGAAGGCTCGGATCTGTTCGGCGCGACGGCGGTACTGGCTGGCAGCGGCCCGAGCGCGGCAGGCCGCCCTCGATTGCCGATTCGCTTGATGGCGGGGCTGCTGTACCTGAAGCATGCGTACAACGAGAGCGACGACTCGGTGTGCGAGCGCTGGGCGCAAGACGTGTACTTCCAATTCTTCTGCGGCGAGGAGTACTTTCAAGCGCGCATGCCCTGCGATCCGACCAACCTCGTTCGCTTTCGGCAAGCCTTGGGCGAGGCCGGTGTCGAGGAGTTGCTGGCGACGACGATTGCCGCGGCGACGCAAATGAAGGCGATCACCCCGGCCGAATTCGAGCGGGTGATCGTCGACAGCACGGTTCAAGAGAAGGCGATCGCCTATCCGACCGACAGCCGGTTGCTCGAGGTGGCTCGGATCAAACTGGTGTGCCTGGCGCAGCGCGCGGGTTTGGTGCTCAAGCAAACGTATCAGCGTGAAGGCAAGCGGCTGCGCCGGCGCGCTGGCGGCTACGCACATGCCAAGCAGTTCAAGCGCCTTCGTCGAGTGCTCAAACGCCAGCGTACCGTGCTGGGCCGCGTGTTACGCGACATCGAACGCAAGATGTCCGAACTCTCGCACGAACGACAAACGTCATTGCGGGTTTGGCTGGAGCGGGCGTGGCGAATCTGCCGTCAACGCCCAAAGGATAAGAACAAGCTGTACGCCTTGCACGCGCCGGAAGCAGAGTGCATTGGCAAAGGCAAAGCACGACAGCCGTATGAGTTCGGCATCAAGGTCAGCTTGGCGATCACCGAGCGGCATGGCTTGATCGTCGGCGCGCGGGCGTTCCCGGGCAATCCGTATGACGGGCACGTGCTGGCCGAACAATTGGAACAGACTTCGATCCTGCTGCAAGAGGCGCAAGGTACACCGCGCGTGAAGACGGTGCTGACCGATCTGGGCTATCGCGGCGTGGACGCCGACATTGCACCGGTGCAACTGGTCCATCGCGGCAAGAGCAAGACGCTTTCGAACAGGCAACGGCGCTGGTTAAAACGCAGGCAGGCCATCGAACCGATCATCGGGCACGTGAAGCACGATCACGGCATGCGCCGCTGCTGGCTCAAGGGGCAAACGGGCGACGCCGTGCATGCCGTGCTGTGCGCGGCCGGCTACAACCTGCGTTGGTTGCTGCGAGCCATTGCTCGTTTGGGCCTGAAGGCCTTTTATGCGCTCGCCGCTTTGCTCGGCACCGAGAAGTTCACGAAACGCCAATCACGCGGCTCCCACAAATCCTTCACGCTGTGGGCCGAGCGCTGGCGCCAAACATCCCATCGCTGGGCGCACTGA
- a CDS encoding carbonic anhydrase family protein, which produces MCDTVEYPGQYRGTRRRNFLKLAGAATVVGLGVGPLLSTQARADALTKAQRDSMTPKQIVDAMKHGNARFQRGERKARDYLREQRASAAGQYPAAVLLSCIDSRAPAEVIMDLGIGDVFNCRVAGNIENSDILGSMEFACKLSGAKVVVVMGHTACGAIKGAIANAELGNLTGLLDKIKPAVEATKYDGERTATNYDFVDAVSRKNVELTIANIREHSPVLAELETNGTIEIVGAMYNLKTGAVTFFD; this is translated from the coding sequence ATGTGCGACACAGTCGAGTATCCGGGGCAATACAGAGGCACACGCCGTCGGAATTTCCTAAAGCTTGCCGGCGCTGCCACGGTGGTTGGGCTCGGTGTCGGCCCTCTTCTCTCGACACAAGCGCGCGCCGATGCACTCACCAAGGCGCAGCGCGATAGCATGACGCCAAAACAGATCGTCGATGCCATGAAACACGGCAACGCGCGTTTTCAAAGGGGCGAGCGAAAAGCGCGCGATTATCTGCGAGAGCAGCGTGCGAGCGCAGCCGGGCAATACCCCGCAGCGGTACTGCTCAGTTGTATCGACTCCCGCGCGCCGGCCGAAGTGATCATGGATTTGGGCATCGGCGATGTTTTCAATTGTCGCGTTGCCGGAAACATAGAAAACAGTGACATCCTTGGCAGCATGGAGTTCGCGTGCAAGCTATCGGGCGCAAAGGTCGTCGTCGTGATGGGACATACCGCCTGTGGCGCAATCAAGGGTGCCATTGCCAACGCCGAGCTAGGCAATCTCACTGGGTTGTTGGATAAGATCAAGCCCGCCGTCGAGGCAACGAAATATGACGGCGAGCGCACCGCGACGAACTATGATTTCGTGGACGCCGTGTCGCGCAAGAACGTCGAGTTGACCATCGCCAACATTCGGGAACACAGCCCCGTGCTCGCCGAACTCGAAACCAACGGAACGATCGAGATCGTCGGTGCGATGTACAACCTCAAGACCGGCGCAGTCACGTTTTTCGATTGA
- a CDS encoding TauD/TfdA family dioxygenase: MNKTCIFQLTDSERDRLGNALVEIAYDPHGSMGYITDLRMIALSALPRRIVDALSEQRASINPRSHLIFENLPTDEQIFTTPAPEVFTPAAKSGHLSENLIMAFASLIGEPYSIFFEGADIVNNLIPTRKSKGEYTGLGSEVELDFHIENAALKFMDDYNFSPLGLLLTGVRHDPQGPLTRLADARAALERLTPEDIECLRMPLYRIKVPYRWRRDSAQQTGPVSLVRGSPDLPEISAVFYPDMVEPTTSAAAFSMEKFYAAIREVSFGIDIVPGRLVYIDNRFTLHSRDKFNGTYDEAGNPMRWVQRVFVAPNLWNHRNLNPVKSRVFQPKEAAVC, from the coding sequence ATGAATAAAACCTGCATCTTTCAATTGACCGATAGCGAGCGCGATCGTCTTGGCAACGCTTTGGTAGAAATCGCCTACGACCCCCACGGCAGCATGGGTTACATCACTGACCTGCGCATGATTGCGCTGTCGGCCCTGCCACGCCGCATCGTCGATGCCCTATCTGAGCAGCGCGCATCCATCAATCCACGTTCACACCTGATTTTCGAAAACCTCCCAACTGACGAGCAAATTTTCACGACACCCGCCCCCGAGGTATTCACGCCGGCGGCCAAGAGCGGCCACCTCAGTGAAAACCTAATCATGGCGTTCGCGTCGTTGATCGGCGAGCCTTACTCGATTTTTTTCGAGGGTGCCGACATTGTAAATAATCTGATCCCGACTCGAAAATCCAAAGGCGAATACACGGGTCTCGGATCTGAAGTGGAACTTGACTTCCATATCGAGAATGCCGCGCTTAAGTTCATGGACGACTACAACTTTTCGCCGCTGGGACTATTGCTCACGGGTGTACGCCACGACCCGCAAGGCCCGCTCACACGTCTCGCCGACGCGCGTGCCGCTCTTGAACGCCTGACACCGGAAGACATCGAGTGCCTCCGGATGCCGTTGTATCGCATCAAAGTACCCTACCGCTGGCGCCGTGACAGCGCTCAACAAACCGGCCCGGTGTCTTTGGTGCGCGGCAGCCCGGATCTGCCCGAGATAAGCGCCGTGTTCTATCCGGACATGGTCGAACCCACAACGAGTGCAGCCGCATTTTCCATGGAGAAGTTCTACGCGGCGATCCGCGAAGTCTCTTTCGGAATCGACATCGTCCCCGGTCGCCTTGTCTATATCGACAACCGCTTCACTCTGCACTCGCGTGACAAATTCAACGGGACGTATGACGAGGCCGGCAATCCGATGCGTTGGGTGCAGCGTGTCTTCGTCGCGCCGAATCTTTGGAACCACCGCAACCTCAATCCCGTGAAATCTCGCGTGTTTCAGCCCAAGGAGGCTGCGGTATGCTGA
- a CDS encoding AEC family transporter: MLNVFLSVLPIFLLIVVGYTAKNYFLSEEGFWKAADKLVYYLFFPSLLLLDVSRANFTGANTTTAIVATVGSTLLVAGLIFAGQRIVKVRNDLFTSIFQGGVRYNSYVFIALAQSLFGSDGVAMSGVFIAYMIVLTNVMSVLVMNHYGHGGKKSFKGMLTALVQNPLIIGALVGLGFNMSGLHITGWIKQFLSYLGYAATPLSLMSVGAGLVLSMHTSRTVATIYSAAFKLLLMPVCTMALLRFLGASGAPANIALLYASAPCAGNAYILSRQMGGDSEAMASIITWTTLLSAITITVIIGTVVL, from the coding sequence ATGCTGAACGTATTTCTGTCGGTGTTGCCCATCTTTCTACTCATCGTCGTGGGTTACACGGCAAAGAACTACTTTCTGTCGGAAGAAGGCTTCTGGAAGGCGGCGGACAAGCTCGTTTATTATCTTTTCTTCCCCTCCCTGCTACTACTGGACGTGAGCCGTGCCAACTTCACCGGCGCCAATACCACGACGGCAATCGTCGCCACAGTGGGGAGCACGCTGCTAGTAGCTGGCCTGATCTTCGCCGGGCAACGAATCGTCAAGGTCAGAAACGATCTATTCACTTCCATCTTTCAAGGTGGCGTGCGGTATAACTCCTATGTATTCATCGCGTTAGCGCAATCGCTATTTGGCTCGGACGGAGTAGCGATGTCGGGCGTGTTCATCGCCTACATGATCGTGCTAACAAACGTGATGAGCGTACTGGTGATGAACCATTATGGCCATGGCGGCAAGAAGTCCTTCAAAGGCATGTTGACCGCTTTGGTACAGAACCCTCTCATCATCGGCGCCCTGGTGGGCCTCGGCTTCAATATGAGTGGGCTGCATATCACCGGCTGGATAAAGCAGTTTCTGAGTTATCTCGGCTACGCCGCGACGCCGCTCAGCCTCATGTCGGTGGGGGCCGGCCTTGTGCTGTCCATGCATACCAGTCGGACCGTCGCGACGATCTACTCGGCAGCATTCAAACTGTTGCTCATGCCCGTATGCACAATGGCGCTTCTGAGATTCCTGGGCGCCTCAGGCGCACCGGCCAATATCGCGCTCCTGTATGCGTCAGCACCCTGCGCAGGCAATGCGTATATTCTGTCTCGCCAAATGGGCGGTGATTCAGAGGCTATGGCGTCCATCATCACGTGGACTACCCTGCTCTCGGCCATTACCATCACCGTCATCATTGGCACCGTCGTTCTTTAG
- a CDS encoding D-2-hydroxyacid dehydrogenase family protein codes for MNILIPDDYQRAVAQLQCAELLSDHTLTILGDLHRQDDLHAILAHTECLVLIRERTRVDAGLLAKMPALRLISQTGPIGRHIDMTACDAAGIAVTQGSGSPHAPAEFTWLLIMNACRRFYEAVDAFRQGQWQVNCGSELHGKTLGILGFGKLGKMVARYAQAFGMKVQIWGSERARAEAVAVGYSASTSRAEFFSSADVITVHLRLADETRDSISLADLSLMKPSAVFVNTSRAELIAPGALETALRQGRPGYAAIDVFESEPIYNRTHPLFALPNVLCTPHLGYVAEQSYEAYFHSAFSNVLRFIAGDYGDVLNPAVLKKR; via the coding sequence ATGAACATCTTGATCCCGGACGACTACCAGCGTGCCGTCGCCCAGCTCCAATGCGCCGAACTGCTGTCCGACCACACGCTCACCATTCTTGGCGACCTGCATCGCCAAGACGATCTTCACGCGATCCTCGCCCACACTGAATGCCTCGTACTGATTCGTGAACGCACCCGCGTGGATGCGGGCCTTCTAGCCAAGATGCCCGCGTTGCGCCTGATCAGTCAGACCGGGCCAATCGGCCGGCATATCGATATGACCGCGTGCGATGCAGCCGGTATCGCGGTAACACAGGGCAGCGGTTCACCGCACGCGCCGGCCGAATTCACTTGGCTGCTGATCATGAACGCTTGTCGCCGCTTTTACGAAGCAGTCGATGCGTTCCGCCAAGGGCAATGGCAAGTCAACTGCGGTAGCGAACTTCATGGCAAGACGCTGGGGATCCTTGGGTTCGGCAAACTGGGCAAAATGGTTGCGCGCTACGCACAGGCGTTCGGAATGAAGGTGCAGATATGGGGTAGCGAACGCGCTCGCGCAGAGGCCGTGGCTGTCGGATATAGCGCGAGCACGAGCCGTGCAGAATTTTTCTCGAGCGCTGACGTGATCACCGTGCATCTGCGCCTAGCCGATGAAACGCGCGACTCGATCAGCCTGGCCGATTTATCGCTGATGAAGCCGTCCGCGGTCTTCGTCAATACCAGCCGCGCGGAACTCATCGCACCTGGCGCATTGGAAACCGCCTTACGTCAAGGCCGGCCGGGATACGCCGCAATCGACGTGTTCGAATCCGAGCCGATTTACAACCGCACACACCCACTCTTCGCGCTGCCCAATGTGCTATGCACGCCCCACCTCGGCTATGTGGCAGAGCAAAGCTACGAAGCCTACTTCCACAGCGCATTCAGCAATGTGCTGCGATTCATTGCCGGAGACTATGGTGACGTGCTGAATCCCGCCGTGCTGAAGAAGCGCTGA
- a CDS encoding alkaline phosphatase family protein: MNTNAAAAGGLDQIIQHVFVLMLENRSFDHLFALSGIPGIVAATSGNANTYNGTPYAFGDGAPGQMPTDPGHEFVDVVEQLCGAGAKFQPGQPYPPIDNSGFVSNYATTRTEGTPPQSGDVDDIMRGVDARMQSPALYQLATQFVLCDAWHSSLPGPTWPNRYFLHGASSAGLDHSPTSAEMCKWEGLDGFVYPKGSIFDALGKNNYRLYQDELGNPVGRVPHVASVKGISFCDVNDLSHFEADLAAGYTARYTFIEPSYGDIVNDSYENGSSQHPMDGLTAGDQLVARVYSAIRNSPLWDKSLFVILYDEHGGFYDSVKPGEATPPNDGAAATLNASGFGFDVYGVRVPAIVVSPWVAQGQVDHTTYDHSSVLATLERLFGLQPLTDRDRNANDVLSLITQTCRQDCPERIGT; the protein is encoded by the coding sequence ATGAACACAAACGCGGCCGCCGCAGGCGGTTTGGACCAGATCATTCAGCACGTATTCGTGCTGATGCTGGAGAACCGGTCTTTCGACCATCTGTTCGCGCTATCGGGTATTCCGGGAATCGTCGCTGCCACTTCTGGAAATGCGAACACCTACAACGGCACCCCCTATGCCTTCGGCGACGGTGCGCCCGGTCAGATGCCCACCGATCCCGGGCATGAATTCGTCGACGTGGTCGAGCAACTATGTGGCGCGGGCGCGAAGTTCCAGCCAGGCCAGCCCTATCCGCCCATCGACAACTCCGGCTTTGTCTCGAACTACGCGACCACCCGTACCGAAGGCACGCCACCGCAAAGCGGCGATGTGGACGACATCATGCGGGGCGTTGACGCTCGTATGCAGTCGCCCGCGCTGTACCAACTCGCGACGCAGTTCGTGTTGTGCGACGCCTGGCATTCGTCGCTGCCGGGCCCGACCTGGCCGAACCGCTATTTCCTGCACGGCGCATCGTCGGCCGGGCTCGATCATTCGCCGACGTCGGCCGAGATGTGCAAATGGGAAGGGCTGGATGGCTTCGTCTATCCGAAAGGATCGATTTTCGACGCGCTTGGTAAAAACAACTACCGCTTGTACCAGGACGAACTGGGCAATCCGGTTGGCCGCGTGCCGCATGTTGCGTCCGTCAAGGGCATCAGCTTTTGCGACGTCAACGATCTGTCGCATTTCGAAGCGGACCTCGCCGCGGGCTACACAGCTCGCTATACGTTCATTGAGCCGAGCTACGGCGACATCGTGAACGACAGCTACGAGAACGGCAGTTCGCAGCATCCGATGGACGGCCTCACCGCCGGCGATCAACTCGTCGCCCGCGTCTACAGTGCGATTCGCAACTCGCCGTTGTGGGACAAGAGCCTTTTCGTGATTCTCTACGATGAGCACGGCGGTTTCTACGACTCAGTCAAACCCGGCGAAGCGACACCGCCTAACGACGGTGCAGCCGCGACGCTGAATGCGAGCGGATTCGGGTTCGATGTCTACGGTGTGCGCGTTCCCGCCATCGTCGTGTCGCCTTGGGTCGCGCAAGGGCAGGTCGATCACACGACGTACGATCACAGCTCGGTGCTTGCGACGCTTGAACGCTTGTTCGGTCTTCAACCGTTGACGGATCGCGACAGGAACGCCAATGACGTGCTGTCGCTGATCACTCAAACTTGCCGCCAGGATTGCCCAGAGAGGATAGGCACATGA
- a CDS encoding PDR/VanB family oxidoreductase — protein MPFEPGAHIDVHLPGDLTRQYSLCNDAAETDRYRLGVSLSATSRGGSSYLHTSLREGDSLTISEPRTLFALSREAASHRFIAGGIGITPILSMIRWCIRHSVPWHLHYCVRSRMCAAYLDELRTVGGKVHVHANDESAGGTPDIQTLVGDVRAGEHVYCCGPGGLMDAVSHQGLQAGMPRENLHFERFTASPVQVAGRNERAFTVVLARFGMRCLVEPNESILDCLERHGVCPPFSCREGLCRSCEVKVLSGEVEHRDYVLSEYEQTSGKSLMICVSRAKSDELVIDL, from the coding sequence GTGCCGTTCGAGCCCGGCGCGCATATCGATGTTCATCTGCCCGGCGACCTAACGCGACAGTATTCGCTTTGCAACGATGCGGCGGAAACGGATCGTTATCGTCTTGGCGTGAGCCTGTCCGCGACGTCGCGCGGCGGGTCGAGTTATCTGCATACGTCGCTTCGCGAAGGCGACTCGCTGACGATCAGCGAGCCCCGCACTTTATTCGCTCTGTCACGTGAGGCCGCATCTCATCGCTTCATCGCCGGCGGTATCGGCATCACGCCTATTCTCAGCATGATCCGCTGGTGCATCCGTCATTCGGTACCCTGGCATTTGCACTATTGCGTGCGGTCGCGGATGTGCGCAGCATACCTCGACGAATTGCGCACCGTCGGTGGCAAGGTTCATGTGCACGCCAACGACGAATCAGCCGGTGGGACGCCTGACATTCAGACGTTGGTCGGCGACGTAAGGGCCGGTGAGCATGTTTATTGTTGCGGACCGGGTGGGCTGATGGACGCCGTATCGCATCAGGGCCTGCAGGCCGGCATGCCGCGGGAGAATCTGCATTTCGAGCGGTTTACCGCATCGCCGGTGCAAGTTGCCGGTAGGAATGAGCGGGCATTTACGGTCGTTCTTGCAAGGTTCGGAATGCGATGCCTGGTCGAGCCCAACGAGTCGATTCTCGACTGTCTTGAGCGTCACGGCGTCTGCCCACCGTTTTCTTGCCGGGAAGGACTGTGCCGCAGTTGCGAAGTGAAGGTGTTATCGGGCGAGGTCGAACACCGCGACTATGTGTTGAGTGAATACGAGCAGACGTCCGGCAAATCGCTGATGATCTGCGTGTCGCGAGCGAAATCCGACGAACTGGTCATTGACCTTTAG
- a CDS encoding aromatic ring-hydroxylating dioxygenase subunit alpha: MFIRNTWYVAAWSHEVESEALFARVITGIPVLLYREEGGGVVALEDRCCHRGAPLSVGRREGDCIRCMYHGLKFDRTGTCVEAPAQQRIPPQAKVRTFPVVERHRWIWIWTGAPSLADPETIPDTHWLDDPQWRSLPGYIHYDVNYLLICDNLLDFSHLPFVHPTTLGGPEDYAKIQPNVERIDGGVRITRWTLNTDAPPFAAAVKNWPGKVDRWNVYDFTIPAILRMDSGMAPVGTGAQEGARVDAAEFRGCQALTPETENSTHYFFGHPHNFAIDQPDVTRAIHQAVVDAFDEDRDIITAQQKNLALDSGFRMMSFGIDAALSQFRWAVNQRLEEEKQQVPEAVQGA, translated from the coding sequence ATGTTTATCAGGAATACGTGGTACGTGGCTGCCTGGTCGCATGAGGTGGAAAGCGAAGCGCTGTTTGCTCGCGTTATTACCGGCATCCCGGTTTTGTTGTATCGCGAGGAAGGCGGCGGCGTCGTTGCGCTCGAGGATCGTTGCTGTCATCGCGGCGCGCCGTTGTCGGTTGGCCGTCGCGAGGGCGATTGTATTCGCTGCATGTATCACGGCCTGAAATTCGACCGCACCGGAACCTGTGTTGAAGCGCCCGCTCAACAGCGTATTCCGCCGCAGGCGAAGGTTCGAACTTTCCCGGTTGTCGAGCGGCACCGTTGGATTTGGATCTGGACGGGCGCCCCTTCGCTTGCCGACCCAGAGACGATTCCTGATACTCACTGGCTCGACGATCCGCAGTGGCGCAGCTTGCCCGGTTACATTCACTACGACGTGAACTACCTGCTGATCTGCGACAACTTGTTGGACTTCTCGCATCTGCCGTTCGTGCATCCAACCACGCTGGGCGGCCCCGAAGACTATGCAAAGATACAGCCCAACGTTGAGCGGATCGACGGCGGCGTTCGCATCACGCGCTGGACGTTGAATACGGATGCGCCTCCGTTTGCCGCTGCCGTCAAGAACTGGCCTGGCAAGGTCGATCGTTGGAATGTCTACGACTTCACTATTCCTGCGATTCTGCGAATGGATTCCGGTATGGCGCCGGTCGGTACCGGCGCGCAAGAAGGGGCACGTGTCGACGCGGCGGAATTCCGTGGCTGCCAGGCACTCACGCCCGAAACAGAAAACTCCACGCACTACTTCTTCGGTCATCCGCACAACTTTGCGATTGATCAACCCGACGTCACGCGAGCGATCCATCAGGCGGTTGTCGATGCATTCGACGAGGACCGCGACATCATCACCGCCCAGCAGAAGAATCTTGCACTGGACTCGGGCTTCAGGATGATGTCGTTCGGCATCGACGCCGCACTGTCCCAGTTTCGCTGGGCAGTCAATCAACGTCTCGAAGAAGAGAAACAGCAGGTGCCGGAAGCAGTGCAAGGAGCCTGA
- a CDS encoding LysR family transcriptional regulator, which yields MHAVHIRDLDLNLLVVFDALLRERSVTRAASEVGLSQGAMSHALNRLRVFFEDPLFVKTPSGMEPTPKATVLGISIVEVMTTLRQDVVSQARFDPSTARRTFVLCMTDMGELVFLPPLIRKLREEAPNCTLRSIQVPIEQIEGLLASGEVDLALGSVRAAPDDLYQQQLFLHAFVTMVSVRNKLIGESITREQFETMPQIAVSLTGRAGAAYDSAFDEYGIHRNVYLTTPHFLVVPLLIDEHPELIATVPLELGNVFAKLGTVKIVPPPVPLPPFALRQLWHPRFHDEPANVWLRQLIKRTFERYPELPAG from the coding sequence ATGCATGCTGTGCATATACGCGATCTCGATCTGAACCTGCTCGTGGTATTCGACGCACTGCTTCGCGAACGAAGCGTGACTCGAGCGGCATCCGAAGTGGGGCTGTCGCAGGGGGCAATGAGCCACGCGTTGAATCGGCTGCGGGTGTTCTTTGAGGATCCTCTGTTCGTCAAGACGCCATCGGGCATGGAGCCGACGCCGAAAGCAACCGTGCTTGGCATTTCGATCGTTGAAGTCATGACGACTTTGCGTCAGGACGTCGTCTCGCAGGCGCGCTTCGATCCTTCGACGGCGCGACGCACCTTCGTACTTTGCATGACGGACATGGGCGAATTGGTCTTTCTACCGCCGCTCATCCGGAAGTTGCGAGAGGAGGCGCCGAACTGCACGCTGCGATCCATCCAAGTTCCGATCGAGCAGATCGAGGGATTGCTTGCGTCTGGAGAAGTGGATCTCGCGTTGGGGTCGGTCCGTGCCGCGCCCGACGATCTCTACCAGCAACAACTCTTCTTGCACGCTTTCGTGACGATGGTGAGCGTGCGAAACAAGCTAATCGGCGAATCGATTACGCGTGAACAGTTCGAAACGATGCCGCAGATCGCCGTTTCCCTGACTGGGCGCGCGGGCGCCGCTTACGACAGTGCGTTCGACGAGTACGGCATCCATCGAAACGTTTATCTGACGACGCCGCACTTCCTGGTCGTGCCGCTATTGATCGACGAACATCCCGAACTGATCGCCACAGTGCCGCTGGAGCTTGGGAATGTCTTCGCCAAACTCGGGACCGTTAAGATTGTCCCGCCGCCGGTGCCGCTTCCACCGTTTGCACTTCGCCAGCTTTGGCACCCTCGGTTTCATGACGAACCGGCGAACGTTTGGCTTCGACAACTCATCAAGCGCACTTTTGAGCGGTATCCCGAGTTACCGGCAGGATAG
- a CDS encoding YdeI/OmpD-associated family protein, giving the protein MTEPRLTFLDQNEWENWLTQNGGTSTGIWLRLAKKGARQSTLTYEQALESALCHGWIDGQKQTESEEYWLQRFTRRSAKSIWSVLNKDRAEALIATGRMLPSGMREIEKAKADGRWEAAYTSASNSVVPDDLQAALDVNPKARAFFATLNGRNRYAILFRIQNAKKPATRVRKIEEFIGMLNRGETIHP; this is encoded by the coding sequence ATGACTGAGCCTCGTCTGACATTCCTTGACCAGAATGAATGGGAAAATTGGTTGACGCAAAACGGCGGTACCTCGACCGGGATATGGCTGCGCCTTGCCAAAAAGGGCGCCAGGCAGTCAACCTTGACTTACGAACAGGCGCTGGAAAGTGCTCTTTGTCATGGCTGGATCGACGGTCAAAAACAGACTGAAAGTGAAGAATACTGGTTGCAACGCTTCACTCGACGCTCCGCAAAAAGTATCTGGTCCGTGCTCAACAAAGACCGGGCCGAAGCGCTGATCGCCACAGGCAGAATGCTTCCTTCGGGCATGCGAGAAATCGAGAAAGCCAAAGCGGATGGCCGCTGGGAGGCTGCCTATACGTCGGCCAGCAACTCGGTCGTACCGGACGACCTACAGGCCGCACTGGATGTCAATCCCAAGGCCCGCGCGTTCTTTGCGACGCTGAACGGCCGAAACCGTTACGCTATCCTGTTTCGAATACAGAATGCCAAAAAGCCCGCAACACGGGTGCGCAAAATCGAGGAGTTCATCGGCATGCTGAATCGCGGCGAAACCATTCATCCCTAG
- a CDS encoding RNA polymerase sigma factor: MEPPPTSHMTDRDSDITATVVRERTRLVNFIRRRIRDPDDAEDILQDVFHEFVQAYRLPAPIEQASAWLFHAARNRIIDRFRKKKEQPLTDLSEAEDDAGSEYRLDLALPAHDAGPEALYARALLLKALQDALDELPPNQREVFIAHELEGRPFKDMVAESGVTLNTLLARKRYAVLHLRARLQAIYDELDI, encoded by the coding sequence ATGGAACCGCCACCCACCTCGCACATGACCGACCGAGACAGCGACATCACCGCGACCGTGGTGCGTGAGCGCACGAGGCTCGTCAATTTTATTCGGCGTCGAATACGCGACCCGGACGATGCCGAGGACATCCTGCAGGATGTGTTCCACGAATTTGTGCAGGCTTACCGGCTTCCCGCTCCGATCGAACAAGCGAGCGCGTGGCTTTTCCATGCCGCCCGCAACCGCATCATCGATCGCTTTCGCAAGAAGAAAGAGCAGCCGCTGACAGATCTGTCTGAAGCCGAGGACGACGCCGGCAGTGAGTATCGCCTCGACCTCGCCCTACCGGCGCACGATGCAGGTCCCGAAGCCCTCTACGCTCGCGCTCTATTGCTCAAGGCCTTGCAGGATGCGCTCGATGAGTTGCCACCGAATCAACGTGAGGTATTCATCGCGCACGAGCTGGAGGGGCGGCCCTTCAAAGACATGGTGGCGGAAAGCGGTGTCACGCTCAATACGCTGCTCGCGCGCAAACGCTACGCAGTCTTGCATCTGCGCGCCCGGCTGCAGGCCATTTATGACGAATTGGATATTTAG